TCCCAAACTATCAACCTGTCAATTCCTGAAACTCTCACTTTTTGACAACTTGCATCCTTGATCACAAGATTGTACCATACGTCTGATTTCTCAACGATCTTAACAAGCTAAATCTAAACTAAGGGTGGAAATTTCCAGAAGTGGCAGTATAGGGTGCAAATTGAGAAGTGAAAACTATGGTATTACGAGGATGCAAAATGTATTTCCCCCTCATGTTTTCACTCATTTTGATAGAGCTATAACAGGGTTACTTCTAATGAGTTCTTTTGCATGTCTTACAGCTGTTTCATGTGCAGAGAGAGGACTTAAGTCACATTTGCTTCTACGGGGGGAGCAGCCTGAAATTCTGACTGGTTATAACCTGATTTCGACACTATATGGGAATGTCACATATGTTCCAAGGTCTCTCTATGCAATAGGGACAAATGCTGAAAAGCATGCTGATTTGGTGGCAGCAACAGTGGTTATGTTGTATGGTTCAATGATATCTTCAAGCTTCTTTTACAACTCAAAGTTCTAGCACTTCAGACTTATCCAAATGGATGCTAACAGAAGTGCTGAATATCATCCAGAAAGGTTGTAATGGTCAATGAAGGTGCAGGGGATGCTGTGGCCATACTAGGTAAAAGCTGTGAGTTGCTATATAAAGCATCATGTTGAGTTTGAATGTGCACCTATTAGCATGCCTTTTGGGATacatttctctttctccttATAATGTTTTGATGTCACTGAGTTAGCATGAGAGCATTTTTGGATGTAGAATAAAAACTCATATTATTCTCATCTACATGTCTATTTGAAGATTTGACATTTTTAATTGATGTCACTCTGCTTGATGATAATGATTTTGATTGAAAGCCAAggacatattttagaaaacaTAATGATTGATACATGGGCACTGTGCACGAAAAAAAATGAGGGTAAACAGTGGTTACTGTTTGTGatatttagaaaatgattgGTAGTCGATGGTTTTAATGGCTGAAACCATACTATAGGCAAAAGTTGTGGGTTTCTTTATAAAGCACCATATTTGTGTTTGCATGCATACGTATTGCATgttttttttgggataatttattttctcctttttgttgGCTCTGTAATGGTTCTATTGATTGAGTTAGCATGAGAGCATTTTTTGGATGGAGCAATATGTGCATATTCTTCTCATCGGCGTATCATTTGAAGATTTGGCATTCTGTTATATGTGTAACTCACTTGATGATAATAACTCTGATTGAAGCCAAGTACACATATAAGAAAGCATGACTCTCAGTTGATGGTTTTATGGATGAGTGTGCTTTTTGAAACACTAACTTTGATTGTGTTGAACTAAGCTTTCATCAGATTTGATATTTACTTGCTGACTGAATAAAGTGTATTTCAGTGTCTTGTTCTCTTGTAAATCAATTACT
The nucleotide sequence above comes from Juglans microcarpa x Juglans regia isolate MS1-56 unplaced genomic scaffold, Jm3101_v1.0 JmScfU0103, whole genome shotgun sequence. Encoded proteins:
- the LOC121245657 gene encoding LOW QUALITY PROTEIN: D-cysteine desulfhydrase 2, mitochondrial (The sequence of the model RefSeq protein was modified relative to this genomic sequence to represent the inferred CDS: inserted 3 bases in 3 codons; substituted 2 bases at 2 genomic stop codons); the protein is MMLKDDQNPSFYIVRDDLLHPLVNGNKXRKLDGLLPLIEDHSVSDVVTCGGCQSAHAAAVAVSCAERGLKSHLLLRGEQPEILTGYNLISTLYGNVTYVPRSLYAIGTNAEKHADLVAXNSGYVVWFNDIFKLLLQLKVLALQTYPNGCXQKCXISSRKVVMVNEGAGDAVAILGVIRLIHYLSQNHLLGKERXLKLVVDAGTGTTAVGLALGAYV